In Thermococcus sp. MV5, the following are encoded in one genomic region:
- the purT gene encoding phosphoribosylglycinamide formyltransferase 2, which produces MISIRDGIGTPLTDSAVKIMLLGSGELGKEITIEAQRLGIEVIAVDRYPNAPAMQVAHKAYVGNMKDKDFLWSIVEREKPDAIVPEIEAINLDALFEIEKEGYFVVPNAKATWIAMHRERTRETLAKEAKVPTSRYAYATTLDELYEACEKIGYPCHTKAIMSSSGKGSYFVKGPEDIPKAWEVAKKKARGSADKIIVEEHIDFDVEITELAVRHFDENGKIVTTFPKPVGHYQIEGDYHSSWQPAEISEKAERKVYEIAKKITDVLGGLGIFGVEMFVKGDEVWANEVSPRPHDTGMVTMASHPTGFSEFGLHVRAILGLPIPAIEENGVRKLPILTPAATHVILSNQEGYAPRFKNVFRALSIPNTTVRFFGKPEAYKGRRLGVVLAWDRNVQVAKRKAEQVAHMIELKTRSGEWQDQNYEKRKHLL; this is translated from the coding sequence ATGATAAGTATTAGAGACGGAATTGGAACCCCCTTAACTGATTCTGCTGTCAAGATAATGCTCCTTGGAAGCGGTGAGCTTGGAAAAGAGATAACTATTGAAGCCCAAAGGCTTGGAATAGAGGTAATAGCTGTTGATCGCTATCCAAATGCTCCTGCAATGCAGGTGGCCCATAAGGCCTATGTGGGTAATATGAAGGATAAAGACTTCCTCTGGAGCATTGTGGAGAGAGAAAAACCTGATGCAATAGTTCCAGAGATAGAGGCAATAAACCTTGATGCACTTTTTGAAATTGAAAAGGAAGGATACTTCGTTGTTCCAAATGCAAAGGCCACTTGGATTGCAATGCACCGCGAAAGAACACGAGAAACACTAGCAAAGGAAGCAAAGGTACCTACATCAAGATACGCCTATGCAACAACCCTAGACGAACTCTACGAAGCATGTGAGAAAATAGGTTATCCCTGCCATACCAAGGCAATAATGAGCTCAAGCGGAAAGGGATCATACTTTGTTAAAGGTCCTGAAGACATCCCGAAGGCATGGGAAGTTGCAAAGAAGAAAGCGAGAGGAAGTGCAGACAAGATAATCGTTGAAGAGCATATAGATTTTGATGTAGAAATTACTGAACTTGCAGTAAGACATTTCGATGAAAACGGAAAAATTGTGACAACTTTTCCAAAGCCTGTTGGCCATTACCAAATTGAAGGAGATTATCACTCAAGCTGGCAGCCTGCTGAAATAAGTGAAAAAGCTGAGAGGAAAGTGTACGAGATCGCAAAAAAAATAACGGACGTTCTTGGAGGACTTGGCATATTCGGAGTCGAGATGTTTGTTAAAGGTGACGAAGTCTGGGCCAACGAAGTTTCTCCAAGACCCCACGACACAGGAATGGTTACTATGGCATCTCATCCAACTGGCTTCTCTGAATTTGGACTTCACGTGAGAGCAATTTTGGGACTCCCAATACCTGCAATTGAAGAGAATGGGGTCAGAAAATTACCAATCCTCACCCCTGCAGCTACCCACGTAATTTTGTCAAACCAAGAAGGTTATGCTCCAAGGTTCAAGAATGTTTTCAGAGCCCTTAGCATTCCAAATACCACAGTAAGATTCTTTGGAAAGCCCGAGGCTTATAAAGGAAGGCGCTTAGGTGTTGTACTAGCTTGGGATAGGAATGTTCAAGTTGCAAAGAGAAAAGCTGAACAAGTCGCTCACATGATAGAGCTCAAAACAAGAAGTGGAGAATGGCAAGACCAAAATTATGAGAAAAGGAAACATTTGTTATAA
- the purE gene encoding 5-(carboxyamino)imidazole ribonucleotide mutase, with product MRPLVGIIMGSDSDLPVMKEAAKVLEEFDVPYEITIVSAHRTPERMYEYAKKARERGMEVIIAGAGGAAHLPGMTASITTLPVIGVPVKTRSLNGLDSLLSIVQMPRGVPVATVAINNAKNAALLALRILSIKYPEIGEKLRDYQNNMKNEVEEKAERLEKLGWEAYLKEKEGR from the coding sequence ATGAGGCCGTTGGTAGGGATAATAATGGGTAGTGATTCTGATTTGCCTGTTATGAAAGAAGCTGCAAAAGTGCTTGAGGAATTTGATGTTCCATATGAGATAACGATTGTTTCGGCCCATAGGACGCCAGAAAGGATGTACGAGTATGCAAAAAAGGCTAGAGAAAGAGGAATGGAAGTCATAATAGCCGGTGCTGGAGGGGCAGCTCATTTACCAGGCATGACTGCATCGATAACAACCCTTCCTGTGATAGGGGTCCCAGTAAAAACAAGGTCATTAAATGGCCTTGATTCTCTTCTTTCGATAGTTCAAATGCCCAGAGGGGTACCTGTAGCCACGGTTGCTATAAACAATGCCAAAAATGCAGCATTGCTTGCTCTTAGGATTTTGAGCATCAAATATCCAGAGATAGGTGAGAAACTCAGAGATTACCAGAATAACATGAAGAATGAGGTTGAAGAAAAGGCAGAACGGCTTGAGAAACTTGGTTGGGAAGCGTATCTTAAAGAAAAAGAAGGGAGATAG
- the purF gene encoding amidophosphoribosyltransferase, with protein MREKCGIFAAKTENGPKKAYYALIALQHRGQESAGISVWRHKVRTLAGKGLVSEVFRGSELSRLKSNMVIAHVRYSTSGSLNETQPLETSCCGKKIAVAHNGTLTNFLPLRRKYEKKGVKFKHSVDSELLGISFLWHLRETGDEFEAMREVFNEVKGAYSVAFLFDGKILVARDPVGFRPLSYGVGDGHYFASEDSALRLFVEEIRDVIPGEVFLISDGVENKVLVKEKHHHCVFEYIYFARPDSVLDDVSVYSARVKMGRELARESPANADVVIPVPDSGRAAALGFSQTSGIPYAEGLIKNRYIGRTFIMPGQFYRELKVKLKLSPVREIVSGKRVVLIDDSIVRGTTMRRIVVMLRKAGAKEVHVRIASPPIKHPCYMGIDIPTRHELIAAFGSIDRVKKAINADTLAYLSVDGLKKAVGKEELCLACLTGNYPEWAFHF; from the coding sequence ATGAGGGAAAAATGTGGAATCTTTGCAGCCAAAACCGAAAATGGCCCCAAGAAAGCGTATTATGCTCTTATTGCTCTTCAGCATCGTGGTCAAGAAAGTGCGGGAATAAGTGTATGGAGACACAAAGTACGAACTTTAGCTGGTAAGGGACTAGTCTCTGAAGTTTTTCGGGGCAGTGAACTGTCAAGACTTAAATCAAACATGGTTATTGCTCACGTCCGTTACTCTACTTCAGGCTCCCTTAATGAAACTCAGCCCCTCGAAACTTCTTGCTGTGGGAAGAAAATAGCAGTAGCTCACAATGGAACACTTACTAATTTTCTCCCCTTAAGGAGGAAATATGAGAAAAAAGGTGTCAAATTTAAGCACTCGGTTGATTCAGAACTTTTGGGGATTTCTTTTCTCTGGCATTTGAGAGAAACTGGTGACGAGTTTGAAGCTATGAGAGAAGTCTTTAATGAGGTTAAAGGAGCTTATTCGGTTGCTTTTCTTTTTGATGGTAAAATCTTAGTTGCCCGAGACCCGGTTGGGTTTAGGCCCCTTAGCTATGGCGTAGGGGATGGTCATTATTTTGCCTCGGAAGATTCTGCTTTAAGACTCTTTGTTGAAGAAATCAGAGACGTTATACCTGGAGAGGTGTTTTTAATCTCTGATGGGGTTGAGAATAAGGTCCTAGTTAAGGAGAAGCACCACCACTGTGTTTTTGAGTACATATATTTTGCCCGACCAGATAGTGTTCTTGATGATGTAAGTGTGTATTCAGCTCGTGTTAAAATGGGTCGTGAACTTGCACGTGAAAGCCCAGCAAATGCAGATGTCGTCATACCCGTGCCTGATTCAGGAAGGGCCGCTGCACTAGGGTTTTCTCAGACAAGTGGAATACCTTACGCTGAGGGATTAATAAAGAACCGTTACATAGGTAGAACTTTCATAATGCCTGGTCAGTTTTATAGAGAACTTAAAGTAAAACTAAAGCTTTCTCCTGTCAGGGAGATTGTCAGTGGAAAACGTGTAGTTCTTATTGATGATTCTATAGTTAGAGGGACCACAATGAGAAGAATTGTGGTAATGTTAAGGAAAGCTGGGGCGAAGGAGGTTCATGTGAGAATAGCATCTCCACCGATAAAACATCCTTGCTATATGGGGATAGACATTCCAACTAGGCATGAGTTAATAGCAGCATTTGGGAGCATTGATAGAGTTAAAAAAGCCATAAACGCGGATACTCTGGCATATCTTAGTGTAGATGGACTGAAAAAAGCTGTAGGAAAAGAAGAGCTTTGTTTGGCTTGTCTTACGGGTAATTATCCAGAATGGGCCTTTCACTTTTAA
- the purM gene encoding phosphoribosylformylglycinamidine cyclo-ligase, giving the protein MLTYAQAGVDDEKTQKSLKGIISLARATFEFRKGKIGEPKEDIGHYAALMDFGNFYLAMTTDGVGTKILVAEAVGKFDTIGIDMIAMNVNDLICVGAEPVALVDYLAVKEPKAEVFEEIAKGLYEGAKQSGIAIVGGETAVMPDLIEGFDLAGTAIGVVDKETVITGEKIKPGDVVIGVESSGIHSNGLTLARKLLIPKYGLDYEYEGKPLWKYLLEPTRIYVRPVLELLESVEVHGLAHITGGGLLNLKRITNYGFSLKMPQISGIFKLIHENGVPLEEMFRVFNMGVGFIIVVDEKDKENALETLNKYYPSFEIGRVTKDKGIIVDNYGVKF; this is encoded by the coding sequence ATGTTAACATATGCTCAAGCTGGAGTTGATGATGAAAAAACCCAAAAATCTTTGAAAGGCATTATATCACTCGCGAGAGCAACTTTTGAGTTTAGAAAAGGAAAAATAGGTGAGCCAAAAGAAGATATAGGCCATTATGCGGCACTTATGGATTTTGGAAACTTTTATCTAGCTATGACCACAGATGGGGTAGGAACGAAGATTCTGGTTGCAGAAGCAGTTGGAAAGTTTGACACTATAGGCATAGACATGATAGCAATGAATGTAAACGATTTGATATGTGTTGGGGCTGAGCCTGTTGCCCTTGTTGATTATTTAGCAGTTAAAGAACCAAAAGCAGAAGTTTTTGAGGAAATTGCAAAGGGGCTTTATGAAGGGGCAAAGCAGAGTGGAATAGCGATAGTTGGAGGGGAAACTGCTGTCATGCCTGATTTGATTGAAGGGTTTGACTTAGCCGGAACTGCTATAGGTGTTGTCGATAAAGAGACGGTGATTACTGGAGAAAAGATAAAACCGGGGGATGTTGTAATAGGTGTAGAAAGCTCGGGAATACATTCAAACGGGTTAACTTTGGCTCGTAAGCTTCTTATTCCAAAGTATGGTCTTGATTATGAGTATGAGGGAAAACCATTGTGGAAGTACCTTCTTGAACCAACTAGAATTTATGTTAGGCCAGTTCTAGAACTCCTTGAGAGTGTTGAGGTTCATGGTCTGGCACACATCACTGGCGGGGGCTTACTTAATCTAAAGCGCATCACTAACTATGGTTTCTCTCTCAAGATGCCCCAAATAAGTGGGATTTTCAAGCTAATTCACGAGAACGGCGTTCCACTTGAGGAAATGTTTAGAGTGTTCAACATGGGAGTTGGTTTTATCATTGTTGTGGATGAAAAAGACAAAGAAAACGCGCTTGAAACGTTGAACAAGTATTATCCGAGCTTTGAGATTGGAAGGGTTACAAAAGATAAGGGAATAATAGTGGATAATTATGGGGTAAAGTTTTAG
- the purD gene encoding phosphoribosylamine--glycine ligase: protein MRVLLVGAGGRESAIAETLSRDSELYVVAKHLNPGIKRIAKEYGLAKETDVQKVLDFALKWRVDLAFIGPEAPLEKGIVNVLEENGIPTVGPSKEAAQLETNKAFARALMEKYKISGRKLFKVFNNVAEMKAGIDEFGKPVVVKPLGLTGGKGVKVVGYQLKDNEEAKEYAKALIEKDGKVLIEERTDGVEFTFQVFTDGKKVIPMPLAQDYPHAYEGDVGPITGGMGSYSCEDHLLPFVPREDYHKALETLKKTVEAMYKEGTPYKGILYGQFMLANDEPKIIEFNARFGDPEAMNVLPILRTSLVEIGEGIIDGNLKKAEFEKKATVVKYIAPKGYPTDPIKGVKVQIREDKIREEGAKVYYASVDENFTMLGSRALAIVGIADSIEEAEKIASAGIKHVKGEIFYRADVGTKESIAKRIELMKAIRGE, encoded by the coding sequence ATGCGCGTTTTGCTTGTAGGTGCGGGTGGAAGGGAGAGTGCAATTGCTGAGACTCTTTCAAGAGATTCAGAGCTTTATGTAGTTGCAAAACACCTAAATCCTGGGATTAAAAGAATTGCAAAGGAATATGGGCTTGCTAAAGAGACTGATGTTCAAAAAGTCCTTGACTTCGCTTTAAAATGGAGAGTAGATTTAGCATTTATTGGGCCCGAGGCCCCTCTTGAAAAGGGAATTGTCAACGTTCTCGAGGAAAATGGGATTCCAACAGTTGGCCCTTCAAAAGAAGCAGCTCAGCTTGAAACAAACAAAGCCTTTGCAAGAGCATTAATGGAAAAGTACAAAATCTCGGGAAGAAAGCTATTCAAAGTTTTCAATAACGTTGCTGAGATGAAAGCAGGGATAGACGAATTTGGAAAGCCTGTTGTTGTTAAACCTCTTGGACTTACCGGAGGCAAAGGGGTTAAAGTCGTCGGCTACCAGCTCAAAGACAATGAAGAGGCAAAGGAATATGCAAAGGCCTTGATAGAGAAAGACGGAAAAGTTCTCATAGAGGAGAGAACAGATGGTGTGGAGTTTACATTTCAGGTTTTCACGGATGGGAAAAAGGTAATTCCCATGCCTCTCGCTCAGGATTACCCTCACGCATATGAGGGTGATGTGGGCCCAATTACAGGGGGCATGGGTTCTTATTCCTGCGAAGATCACTTACTTCCATTTGTGCCAAGAGAAGATTATCACAAAGCTCTTGAGACTCTGAAAAAAACAGTTGAAGCTATGTACAAAGAGGGAACTCCCTACAAAGGGATTCTATATGGCCAGTTTATGCTTGCAAACGATGAGCCAAAGATTATAGAGTTCAATGCCCGTTTTGGAGACCCAGAGGCTATGAACGTCCTACCAATTTTGAGAACTTCTCTTGTAGAGATTGGAGAAGGTATCATTGATGGCAATCTAAAGAAAGCAGAGTTTGAGAAAAAAGCCACCGTTGTGAAGTATATAGCACCCAAAGGCTATCCCACTGATCCAATAAAGGGGGTTAAGGTTCAAATCAGAGAAGATAAAATCAGAGAAGAAGGCGCTAAGGTCTACTATGCCTCGGTAGATGAAAACTTTACAATGCTTGGTTCAAGAGCCTTAGCAATCGTTGGAATTGCCGATTCTATCGAAGAAGCAGAGAAAATAGCCTCCGCAGGGATAAAGCATGTTAAGGGTGAAATTTTCTACCGCGCCGATGTAGGAACTAAAGAGAGCATCGCAAAAAGGATTGAACTCATGAAAGCAATTAGAGGTGAGTAA
- a CDS encoding ATP-binding protein, protein MLFEPRPKTRREEIFDREKEITEVIKSIENYPITLILGIRRVGKSSVLKVALNESNAVGIYIDARKLYTNVGGWITKDELKRELGNALLNLKPKILKPLLSYLNISKVSVKGFEFSFKEQNLVEILEKLNKFGEEKGKTIVLAFDEAQYLRFYGTKGGKEFLALVAYAYDNLPRIHFAFTGSEIGLLHDFLGFEKHEALLFGRIYNEITITPFTREKSLEFLKRGFNEVNLKVREWELERAVDVLDGIPGWLVEYGFHYLHTKDSKKALELTMRKAQQTMLEEIKELEKRSRRYTFILKAVALGFNRWEKIKGYLEAHDGRITNTRFSSLLKNLEKMSWIKSEFKDGKKLYSITDPVIERVLREF, encoded by the coding sequence ATGCTATTTGAGCCACGGCCTAAAACACGAAGAGAGGAAATTTTTGATAGAGAAAAAGAGATAACTGAAGTAATTAAATCAATTGAAAACTATCCCATAACCTTAATCCTCGGAATTAGACGAGTCGGTAAGTCCTCTGTTTTAAAAGTCGCACTTAATGAGAGCAACGCAGTTGGAATTTATATTGATGCCAGAAAGCTGTACACAAATGTGGGAGGATGGATCACAAAAGATGAACTCAAACGAGAGCTTGGAAATGCACTATTGAATCTAAAACCAAAGATTCTAAAGCCCCTACTCTCATATCTTAACATATCAAAAGTATCAGTAAAAGGATTTGAATTTTCATTTAAGGAGCAAAATCTGGTGGAAATCCTTGAAAAGCTCAATAAGTTTGGAGAAGAGAAAGGCAAAACTATTGTGCTTGCTTTCGATGAGGCTCAATATCTACGGTTCTATGGTACAAAAGGAGGTAAAGAATTCTTAGCTTTGGTGGCATATGCCTATGATAATCTGCCTAGAATACACTTTGCTTTTACTGGTTCGGAGATTGGCCTCTTACATGACTTTTTAGGGTTTGAAAAACACGAAGCGCTTCTTTTCGGGAGAATATATAATGAAATTACCATAACACCATTTACAAGAGAAAAGTCCCTTGAGTTTCTTAAGAGAGGATTCAATGAGGTCAACTTAAAAGTGAGAGAATGGGAGTTGGAGAGAGCAGTTGATGTCTTGGATGGAATTCCAGGGTGGTTGGTTGAATATGGATTTCACTATCTCCACACAAAAGACTCCAAGAAGGCATTAGAACTCACTATGAGAAAGGCACAACAAACAATGTTAGAAGAAATTAAAGAGCTAGAAAAGAGGAGCAGAAGATACACATTTATTTTAAAAGCTGTAGCTTTAGGATTCAATCGCTGGGAGAAAATAAAAGGATATCTTGAAGCGCATGACGGCAGAATAACAAACACACGGTTTTCCTCTTTGCTCAAAAACCTTGAGAAGATGAGCTGGATAAAAAGTGAATTTAAAGATGGAAAAAAGCTATACTCAATAACCGACCCTGTGATAGAACGAGTTCTGAGAGAGTTCTAA
- a CDS encoding 5-(carboxyamino)imidazole ribonucleotide synthase, with protein sequence MNPTAFTIGILGGGQLAKMSAQEAKKLGFNVIVLDPTPSCPASMVAEQIVGRFDDADRIFELAERSDVLTYDIESVNVEALKQLVKEKPVIPSPKVLEIIQDKLIQKKVLKKAGVPVPWFKEIKSLDELENLVPVVQKARKGGYDGRGVVVLRSKEDFPKILKVPSYVEELVEIEKELAVIVVRDEDGNMEVYPVVEMIFNSRGNLLDMLLAPARIDVGISEEVQEIALKAVKALGGVGVFGVELFLAKDGRVLVNEIAPRPHNSGHYTIEACATSQFEQHIRVLTGLPLGSAELLTPAVMINLLGEEGYYGKPIYEGLKKGLEIPGVYVHIYGKRETFPFRKMGHVTIIDRSLDRAIEKARRLKSILKVRGERYEAVGRDNNG encoded by the coding sequence ATGAACCCCACAGCATTTACAATTGGCATTCTTGGTGGTGGACAACTGGCTAAAATGAGTGCTCAGGAAGCAAAAAAGCTGGGATTTAACGTTATTGTCCTAGATCCAACCCCATCTTGTCCTGCTTCGATGGTTGCAGAACAAATTGTTGGGCGTTTTGATGATGCAGATAGAATATTTGAACTTGCAGAAAGAAGTGATGTACTGACTTATGACATAGAGAGTGTAAATGTTGAAGCACTAAAACAGCTTGTGAAAGAAAAACCCGTTATCCCTTCTCCTAAAGTTTTAGAGATTATTCAAGACAAGTTGATCCAGAAAAAAGTGTTGAAAAAGGCAGGAGTTCCGGTCCCTTGGTTCAAGGAGATTAAAAGCTTAGATGAGCTGGAAAATCTCGTCCCAGTAGTCCAAAAGGCCAGAAAAGGAGGGTATGATGGGAGAGGAGTTGTAGTCCTAAGGAGTAAAGAAGATTTTCCAAAAATTCTCAAAGTCCCTTCCTACGTAGAAGAACTTGTGGAAATAGAGAAAGAACTTGCAGTTATTGTGGTAAGGGATGAGGATGGCAATATGGAGGTTTATCCGGTTGTAGAGATGATTTTTAACAGCAGAGGTAACCTCCTTGACATGTTGCTTGCCCCCGCAAGGATAGATGTAGGAATTAGTGAAGAAGTACAGGAAATAGCATTAAAAGCTGTAAAGGCTCTTGGGGGGGTTGGTGTTTTTGGCGTGGAATTATTCCTCGCAAAAGATGGGAGGGTTCTTGTTAACGAAATTGCTCCAAGGCCGCACAATTCTGGGCATTATACAATAGAGGCATGTGCAACAAGCCAGTTTGAGCAGCACATACGAGTATTAACAGGTCTTCCCCTTGGTTCTGCTGAACTTTTAACGCCAGCTGTAATGATTAACCTTCTTGGAGAAGAGGGTTATTACGGAAAGCCAATCTATGAAGGTTTAAAGAAAGGTTTGGAGATCCCTGGGGTTTATGTTCACATTTATGGGAAGAGAGAAACCTTCCCGTTTAGGAAGATGGGCCATGTGACGATTATAGATAGAAGCCTTGATAGGGCAATTGAGAAGGCGAGGCGTTTGAAATCAATATTGAAGGTTAGGGGGGAACGTTATGAGGCCGTTGGTAGGGATAATAATGGGTAG
- the fdhF gene encoding formate dehydrogenase subunit alpha — translation MKTVICPYCGFGCKLLVDPQTLIVRPHKGEPNRGKLCPKGLYAIEFALSKDRVKKPLKRDKKLLRPITWGEAIEEISHRLLEIKEFYGPNAVAFIASSKITNEENYLLQKIARLFGTNNIDNCARLCHEASVHALKTTVGTGTQTNPYEDLENFGAILIWGYNPAETHPVIIHYIKSAKKKGAKVIVVDVRETITMNFADYKFIIKPGTDIVLANAMIHTIIKEELYNEDFIKSRTAGFSEIRMATMKYTPQYAEKVTGVPASLIQKAAKEFALAGSGAIMWGMGLTQHVSGVENVLAIIDLALLLGYIGNKGGLYPMRGQNNVQGAAYMGALSEFLPGYIPLENEKFRKRVASLWGVEDIPTERGLYLTELWDAIERGDIKALYIVGENPAVSEANFTRVRRALRKLDLLVVQDLFITRTAKYAHYILPASAFCEKEGSYMNSERRLQWSEKVYEPLADSKPDWEILTLLGKALGLPGFEYSNVEEITEEYFHLFPELEEKSVKDLKEGKEMFLPKKRLHTWEFATPDGKARFIAVEQIPPWDNTNGEYPFALTTMRLISHYNTGEMTLRSPSLTKLMGEPKILINAEDAKELNIEDNDLVEIETRRGKIRMRVKIGKVSRGVVALPFHFKANKITNNALNKAGTPEFKFSAAKIRKLKSERPILDNYP, via the coding sequence GTGAAAACGGTCATATGCCCATATTGCGGTTTTGGTTGCAAGCTTCTTGTTGATCCTCAAACATTAATTGTAAGACCTCATAAAGGTGAGCCGAACAGGGGAAAGCTATGTCCAAAAGGACTTTACGCAATAGAGTTTGCTCTCTCAAAAGACAGAGTCAAAAAGCCATTAAAACGAGATAAAAAACTTCTAAGGCCAATAACATGGGGAGAAGCTATTGAAGAGATATCCCATAGGCTTCTCGAGATAAAAGAATTCTATGGGCCAAATGCCGTGGCATTCATTGCATCCTCAAAGATTACCAATGAAGAGAATTACCTCCTCCAAAAAATCGCAAGACTCTTTGGGACTAATAACATTGACAATTGTGCAAGACTCTGCCATGAAGCAAGTGTTCATGCACTCAAAACAACTGTAGGGACCGGTACTCAAACAAATCCCTATGAAGACCTAGAGAACTTTGGGGCCATACTTATCTGGGGCTATAATCCTGCTGAAACCCATCCTGTAATCATACACTACATAAAGAGTGCTAAAAAGAAGGGAGCCAAAGTAATCGTTGTTGATGTTCGTGAGACTATTACAATGAATTTCGCTGATTATAAGTTTATAATAAAGCCTGGCACCGATATAGTGCTTGCCAATGCAATGATACATACTATTATCAAAGAAGAACTCTACAACGAGGATTTCATCAAAAGCAGGACTGCTGGTTTTTCAGAGATTAGAATGGCTACCATGAAATATACTCCTCAATATGCAGAAAAAGTTACTGGAGTTCCTGCATCACTTATTCAAAAGGCTGCAAAGGAGTTTGCTTTAGCTGGAAGTGGAGCCATTATGTGGGGCATGGGGTTAACCCAGCATGTTTCTGGAGTTGAAAACGTCCTTGCTATTATAGACCTTGCTCTTCTTCTAGGATATATTGGAAATAAGGGTGGCCTTTATCCAATGCGAGGACAAAACAATGTCCAGGGAGCAGCTTATATGGGAGCCCTCAGTGAATTTTTACCTGGATACATACCTCTGGAAAATGAAAAGTTTAGAAAGAGAGTTGCCTCACTCTGGGGTGTTGAGGATATTCCAACAGAAAGGGGTCTCTACTTAACCGAACTTTGGGACGCAATAGAAAGAGGAGACATAAAAGCGCTTTATATCGTGGGAGAGAATCCTGCTGTTAGTGAAGCCAACTTCACCAGGGTTAGAAGAGCCCTCAGAAAGCTAGATCTTCTGGTGGTACAAGATTTGTTCATTACACGTACAGCTAAGTATGCCCATTATATCCTCCCTGCTTCAGCTTTTTGTGAAAAAGAAGGTTCCTATATGAACAGTGAACGCAGACTTCAATGGAGCGAGAAAGTTTACGAGCCTCTAGCAGACTCTAAACCTGACTGGGAGATACTAACACTACTGGGAAAGGCCCTTGGATTGCCCGGCTTTGAATACTCCAATGTAGAAGAAATAACAGAAGAATACTTCCACTTATTTCCCGAACTAGAAGAAAAGAGCGTAAAAGATCTTAAAGAAGGGAAAGAAATGTTCTTACCAAAGAAAAGACTTCACACATGGGAATTTGCAACTCCAGATGGAAAAGCACGATTTATAGCTGTAGAACAAATTCCTCCATGGGATAACACTAACGGAGAGTACCCCTTCGCTCTAACAACAATGAGACTAATAAGCCACTACAATACTGGTGAAATGACCTTAAGAAGCCCTTCTTTGACTAAACTCATGGGAGAGCCCAAAATTCTGATAAATGCAGAAGATGCAAAAGAGCTTAATATAGAAGATAACGATCTCGTGGAAATTGAAACAAGACGAGGAAAAATACGCATGAGGGTGAAAATCGGAAAAGTATCCCGAGGAGTAGTGGCACTCCCATTCCATTTTAAAGCCAATAAAATTACCAATAATGCCCTCAACAAGGCTGGAACACCAGAATTCAAGTTTTCAGCAGCAAAGATAAGAAAGCTTAAAAGTGAAAGGCCCATTCTGGATAATTACCCGTAA
- the purC gene encoding phosphoribosylaminoimidazolesuccinocarboxamide synthase translates to MKIYEGKAKKMILLDEGKLIMEFKDDATAFNGEKKAKFKGKGRLNAQISTILFKVLEENGIKTHFIGIAGDNRLIVEKLKIYPLEVVVRNVVAGSLKKRLPLDEGTNLPEPIVELYYKNDDLGDPMINHYHAKILGISESELKEIENIALKINKILKEYFAQKGIILVDFKLEFGKNERGEIILGDEISPDTCRLWDAKTKQSLDKDVFRFDKGDLISAYEELYKRLTA, encoded by the coding sequence ATGAAAATTTATGAAGGAAAAGCGAAGAAAATGATCCTTTTAGACGAGGGGAAACTCATAATGGAATTTAAAGATGATGCCACAGCCTTCAATGGGGAGAAAAAAGCCAAATTCAAAGGAAAAGGCAGGCTTAATGCCCAAATAAGTACTATTCTTTTCAAAGTATTAGAAGAAAATGGTATCAAGACACACTTCATAGGTATTGCAGGGGATAATAGACTCATCGTAGAAAAACTTAAGATATACCCTCTCGAGGTTGTTGTTAGAAACGTTGTTGCAGGGAGTCTAAAAAAGAGATTGCCTTTAGATGAAGGAACAAACCTCCCCGAACCAATAGTGGAGCTTTATTACAAAAACGATGATCTCGGAGACCCCATGATAAATCACTATCATGCAAAAATCCTTGGAATAAGTGAAAGTGAACTCAAAGAAATTGAAAACATAGCTCTAAAAATAAACAAGATCCTCAAAGAGTATTTTGCCCAAAAGGGGATAATTTTGGTTGATTTCAAGCTTGAATTCGGCAAAAATGAAAGAGGAGAAATAATCCTGGGAGATGAGATAAGTCCAGATACCTGTCGCCTATGGGATGCGAAAACAAAACAAAGCCTAGATAAAGATGTCTTTCGTTTTGATAAAGGAGACCTTATAAGCGCTTATGAAGAGCTCTATAAGCGTCTCACCGCATAA